The Gordonia sp. KTR9 genome contains a region encoding:
- a CDS encoding non-ribosomal peptide synthetase, giving the protein MATNSQTTDLTTAADVVAEVAQALGLTPESIDPEQDLIAQGLDSLRMMRLAGTWRKRGIDIDFARLAAQPTITAWTELLRASTARAGDATTSGDRPSASDAATAPDIRGEVGAALGVSPESIDPEQDLIAQGLDSLRMMRLAGTWRKRGIDIDFARLAAQPTITAWTELLGGASTPAVDDTATPLPETTAGPFPLAPMQHAYWIGRSDSHAFGNVAAHLYIEFDGSDVDPERFASAMSALMERHPMLRVRVHPDGTQEIGPAHPEAIAVHDLRNHSTEMVEQILAAKRTDGTHRTLPVDEGAVIRAELSLLPGNSTRVHLDVDMIAADAMSYRVLVDDFARLYRGETLPELGVTFATITADRTSRETLDDDVTWWRERIPTLPGPPELPLDERAARGEVEPHSVRLHHSVSASDWKRLEEHAHRRGVTPAAAVAAVFAEAVGTHSATSRFLLTVPLFDRPQIHPDVEQVVGDFTSSILVGVDLSEPATLAERARSMRSSMHEAAAHGSMSGLDVLRELSRHRGEPVVSPIVFTSALGLGDLFSQQATDVLGDPSWIVSQGPQVLLDAQVTEVAGGLLLNWDVRASDLELTTARSMFDHYVRLLGLLVDGEWDVRAPDPITAEVRAQRLSVENPLPVTDTFDGTLHSTFFTRAAERGDAPAVVSDARSWTHAELADEARRIAAALVAAGVGPGDTVVVHLPKGGDQVVAALGVLAAGAAYVPIAPTQPRARRERIVDVATPAAVLTTDPAGWASTDSVVLALDDARLAEPIEPVAVTADDLAYVLFTSGSTGLPKGVQVPHRAAVATITDLVDRFAIGADDRSLQVSSLEFDLSVFDIFGLLAVGGAVVVPGDDEQTKVDDWERLLTQHSVSVLNCVPSILGMLLDLAPLPASLRMVIMGGDKVDVSLLERVAAQLPDCRVAGLGGTTETAIHSTICEADAVPAGMAFVPYGIPLRGVRCRVVDDAGRDRPDLVPGELWIGGAGVADGYRGDPDRTADRFVEHEGQRWYRTGDLARYLPGGFLDFLGRADHMVKIRGYRVELGEVEAGLLGLSGVGSAVAWSDGRDLRAAVVLTAGSTDDDADLRARLSETLPPHMVPRSITVLDRFPLTPNGKHDRKAIAAGTRTDDDPIEAVAPRGPVEEALTLIFGEVLPTPPVSVTEDFISLGGDSVQATRVVALSRQWLDAPALSVADIFTERTIAGLARRLTELDGERAAFVAQTFLDVMHLTDEQVEAEIASS; this is encoded by the coding sequence ATGGCCACGAATTCCCAGACCACGGACCTCACCACCGCGGCCGACGTCGTCGCCGAGGTGGCCCAGGCCCTCGGCCTGACGCCCGAGTCGATCGACCCGGAGCAGGATCTCATCGCCCAGGGACTCGATTCACTGCGGATGATGCGACTGGCCGGCACCTGGCGCAAACGCGGCATCGACATCGACTTCGCCCGCCTGGCCGCGCAACCGACCATCACCGCCTGGACAGAACTACTGCGCGCATCGACTGCTCGCGCCGGTGATGCGACCACATCCGGTGACCGCCCGTCCGCGTCCGACGCGGCCACGGCACCCGACATCCGCGGCGAGGTGGGCGCCGCGCTCGGTGTGTCCCCCGAGTCGATCGACCCGGAGCAGGATCTCATCGCCCAGGGACTCGATTCACTGCGGATGATGCGACTGGCCGGCACCTGGCGCAAACGCGGCATCGACATCGACTTCGCCCGCCTGGCCGCACAACCGACCATCACCGCCTGGACAGAACTTCTGGGCGGCGCCTCGACGCCGGCAGTCGACGACACCGCGACGCCGCTGCCCGAAACGACCGCGGGCCCGTTCCCGCTCGCTCCGATGCAGCACGCCTACTGGATCGGGCGATCGGACAGCCACGCCTTCGGCAACGTCGCCGCCCACCTCTACATCGAATTCGACGGTTCCGACGTCGACCCCGAACGCTTTGCCTCGGCCATGTCCGCGCTGATGGAACGCCACCCGATGCTGCGTGTCCGCGTGCACCCCGACGGCACCCAGGAGATCGGGCCGGCGCACCCCGAAGCCATTGCCGTACACGACCTCCGAAACCACTCGACGGAGATGGTCGAACAGATCCTGGCGGCGAAGCGCACCGACGGAACACACCGCACGCTGCCGGTCGACGAAGGGGCGGTCATCCGCGCCGAACTGAGTCTCCTGCCGGGCAATTCGACCCGTGTTCACCTCGACGTGGACATGATCGCCGCGGACGCGATGAGCTACCGCGTCCTCGTCGATGACTTCGCTCGCCTGTACCGCGGCGAGACGCTGCCCGAGCTCGGGGTCACCTTCGCGACGATCACCGCGGACCGCACCTCCCGCGAGACCCTCGACGACGACGTGACGTGGTGGCGCGAACGCATTCCCACGCTGCCCGGGCCGCCCGAGCTCCCGCTCGACGAACGCGCGGCACGGGGCGAGGTCGAGCCGCACAGTGTCCGCCTCCATCACTCCGTGTCCGCCTCGGACTGGAAGCGGCTCGAGGAGCACGCGCACCGTCGCGGGGTCACCCCCGCGGCCGCCGTCGCCGCGGTGTTCGCCGAGGCCGTCGGAACGCATTCGGCCACATCGCGATTCCTGCTCACCGTGCCCTTGTTCGACCGCCCCCAGATCCATCCGGACGTCGAGCAGGTGGTTGGCGACTTCACCTCGTCGATCCTCGTGGGCGTCGACCTGAGCGAGCCGGCCACGCTCGCCGAGCGAGCGCGGTCGATGCGGTCGTCGATGCACGAGGCCGCCGCCCACGGTTCGATGAGCGGACTGGACGTGCTGCGCGAGTTGAGCCGCCACCGCGGCGAGCCGGTCGTCTCCCCGATCGTGTTCACCAGCGCATTGGGACTGGGCGACCTGTTCTCCCAGCAGGCGACCGACGTGCTGGGCGATCCGTCCTGGATCGTCTCGCAGGGTCCGCAGGTCCTCCTCGACGCCCAGGTGACCGAGGTGGCCGGCGGTCTCCTCCTCAACTGGGACGTCCGCGCCTCCGACCTCGAACTCACCACCGCACGTTCGATGTTCGACCACTACGTCCGCCTCCTCGGGCTGCTCGTCGACGGCGAATGGGATGTGCGGGCACCGGATCCGATCACCGCCGAGGTTCGCGCCCAGCGACTTTCGGTGGAGAACCCGCTGCCGGTCACCGACACCTTCGACGGCACCCTGCACAGCACCTTCTTCACCCGGGCCGCCGAACGGGGCGACGCACCGGCTGTCGTGTCCGACGCACGTTCGTGGACCCACGCCGAACTGGCCGACGAGGCACGACGCATCGCGGCAGCACTCGTCGCGGCCGGCGTCGGGCCCGGCGACACGGTCGTCGTCCATCTGCCCAAGGGCGGGGATCAGGTCGTCGCGGCACTCGGAGTTCTCGCCGCCGGCGCAGCCTACGTCCCGATCGCCCCCACGCAGCCCCGGGCGCGACGCGAGCGGATCGTCGACGTGGCCACGCCGGCCGCGGTTCTCACCACCGACCCCGCCGGCTGGGCATCCACCGACAGCGTCGTACTCGCGCTCGACGACGCCCGGCTCGCCGAGCCGATCGAGCCGGTCGCGGTGACCGCCGACGACCTCGCCTACGTCCTGTTCACCTCCGGCTCGACCGGACTGCCCAAGGGGGTGCAGGTTCCGCATCGCGCCGCGGTCGCGACCATCACCGACCTCGTCGACCGGTTCGCCATCGGAGCCGACGATCGCAGCCTGCAGGTGTCGTCGCTGGAATTCGACCTCTCCGTCTTCGACATCTTCGGTCTGCTCGCCGTCGGCGGTGCCGTCGTCGTACCGGGAGACGACGAGCAGACCAAGGTCGACGACTGGGAGCGACTGCTCACCCAGCACTCGGTGAGTGTCCTCAACTGCGTGCCGTCCATCCTCGGCATGCTCCTGGACCTCGCGCCCCTGCCCGCATCACTGCGGATGGTCATCATGGGCGGCGACAAGGTCGACGTGTCACTACTCGAGCGCGTCGCCGCGCAACTGCCCGACTGCCGGGTCGCGGGCCTCGGCGGCACCACCGAGACGGCCATCCACTCCACGATCTGCGAAGCGGACGCCGTCCCGGCGGGAATGGCGTTCGTGCCGTACGGGATACCGTTGCGCGGCGTGCGCTGCCGAGTCGTCGACGACGCCGGCCGCGATCGTCCCGACCTCGTCCCCGGCGAACTGTGGATCGGCGGAGCCGGAGTGGCCGACGGGTACCGGGGCGATCCGGACCGCACGGCCGACCGATTCGTCGAACACGAGGGCCAACGCTGGTACCGCACCGGCGATCTCGCGCGCTACCTGCCCGGTGGCTTCCTCGATTTCCTGGGTCGCGCCGACCACATGGTCAAGATCCGTGGCTACCGTGTCGAACTCGGCGAGGTCGAGGCCGGCCTCCTGGGTCTGTCCGGTGTGGGCTCGGCGGTCGCCTGGTCCGACGGCCGCGACCTCCGCGCCGCGGTCGTGCTCACCGCCGGATCGACCGACGACGACGCCGACCTCCGCGCCCGGTTGTCGGAAACCCTTCCGCCGCACATGGTCCCGCGATCCATCACGGTTCTGGACCGGTTCCCGCTGACGCCGAACGGCAAACACGATCGCAAGGCCATCGCCGCGGGCACCCGTACCGACGACGACCCGATCGAGGCGGTCGCGCCGCGCGGCCCCGTTGAGGAGGCACTCACGCTGATCTTCGGCGAAGTCCTGCCCACCCCGCCGGTGAGTGTCACCGAGGACTTCATCTCCCTGGGCGGCGATTCGGTCCAGGCCACCCGGGTGGTAGCGCTCTCGCGCCAGTGGCTCGACGCGCCCGCGCTCTCGGTCGCCGACATCTTCACCGAGCGAACCATCGCCGGTCTCGCGAGGCGTCTGACCGAACTCGACGGGGAACGGGCGGCCTTCGTGGCGCAGACCTTCCTCGACGTCATGCACCTCACCGACGAACAGGTGGAGGCCGAGATCGCGAGCAGTTGA
- the mbtM gene encoding long-chain-fatty acid--ACP ligase MbtM, with protein sequence MSQNSVILEESGSTNALAATVREAMLAGDTSLSVLDSDTGEWVTTPWREVHARAEQISVQLLADSELHEPQALGLIGDPTVDLIAAIQGAWLAGVPVSILPGPIRGADEERWAQNTYQRFVSIGVGTVLGSGAQLDLLSKVEGRLHIARVGEYGLGADTTGFVARNVNGNTIAVLQGTAGSTGDPKTAVLPASAVYSNAIELVSRLGLHRTRDTGFSWLPLYHDMGLMFLLAGMTTGISAYIVPNTAFAAAPFKWMQWLTETKTTVTAAPNFAYDILGRYGKLLRDVDLSHLRVAISGGEPIDADAFDKFLEATAPFGFDPSAAAPAYGMAESACAVTMPAVGEGAHYDEVTVTPPGGGEPIRRRYAILGKPLGGMQVRIVEPNVDVPMIDGRNVGHVEIRGASMMRGYLGDADLGAGEWFSTGDLGYLVDDRLVICGRAKEVIIVAGRNLFPIEIERAAAEVAGVRRGGVVAMARGEGSARPGLVILAEYKGSDPDKARAEVNSEVASACGIMPAEVIFVAPDSVPRTTSGKIRRLETRQMVEDGTFE encoded by the coding sequence ATGTCGCAGAACAGTGTGATCCTGGAAGAATCGGGCTCGACCAATGCGTTGGCCGCCACCGTTCGTGAGGCGATGCTGGCGGGAGACACGAGTCTGTCCGTCCTCGACTCCGACACCGGTGAATGGGTGACGACCCCGTGGCGTGAGGTCCATGCCCGCGCCGAGCAGATCTCCGTGCAACTGCTCGCCGACAGCGAACTGCACGAGCCGCAGGCCCTCGGTCTGATCGGAGACCCCACGGTGGATCTGATCGCCGCCATCCAGGGTGCATGGCTCGCCGGCGTGCCGGTCAGCATCTTGCCGGGGCCGATCCGAGGGGCCGACGAGGAGCGCTGGGCGCAGAACACCTACCAGCGTTTCGTGTCGATCGGCGTCGGCACCGTCCTCGGCAGCGGCGCGCAGCTCGACCTCCTGTCGAAGGTCGAAGGCAGGCTGCACATCGCGCGAGTGGGCGAGTACGGCCTCGGGGCCGACACCACGGGCTTCGTCGCGCGCAACGTCAACGGCAACACGATCGCCGTCCTGCAGGGCACCGCCGGCTCGACCGGTGACCCGAAGACCGCGGTCCTGCCCGCCTCGGCGGTCTACTCCAACGCGATCGAACTCGTCAGCCGGCTCGGCCTCCACCGCACGCGCGACACCGGTTTCAGCTGGCTTCCGCTCTACCACGACATGGGCCTGATGTTCCTGCTCGCGGGGATGACCACCGGGATCTCGGCCTACATCGTGCCGAACACGGCCTTCGCCGCTGCTCCTTTCAAGTGGATGCAGTGGCTCACCGAGACCAAGACGACGGTCACCGCGGCGCCGAACTTCGCCTACGACATCCTCGGCCGGTACGGCAAACTGCTGCGCGACGTCGATCTCTCGCACCTGCGCGTCGCGATCAGCGGCGGCGAGCCGATCGACGCCGACGCCTTCGACAAGTTCCTCGAGGCGACCGCCCCGTTCGGCTTCGATCCGTCCGCTGCCGCGCCCGCCTACGGCATGGCCGAGTCCGCGTGCGCGGTCACGATGCCCGCTGTCGGCGAGGGTGCGCACTACGACGAGGTCACCGTGACCCCGCCCGGCGGGGGCGAGCCGATTCGTCGTCGCTACGCGATCCTGGGTAAACCGCTGGGCGGCATGCAGGTTCGCATCGTGGAGCCGAACGTGGACGTCCCGATGATCGACGGGCGCAACGTCGGGCACGTGGAGATCCGCGGCGCATCGATGATGCGCGGGTACCTCGGGGACGCCGATCTCGGTGCGGGTGAATGGTTCTCGACCGGAGACCTCGGCTACCTCGTCGACGACCGGTTGGTGATCTGCGGCCGGGCCAAAGAAGTCATCATCGTCGCCGGCCGCAATCTGTTCCCGATCGAGATCGAGCGGGCCGCCGCCGAGGTGGCCGGGGTCCGTCGCGGCGGTGTCGTGGCGATGGCGCGGGGCGAGGGGTCGGCACGCCCGGGCCTGGTGATCCTCGCCGAGTACAAGGGTTCCGACCCCGACAAGGCGCGCGCCGAGGTCAACTCCGAAGTCGCGTCGGCGTGCGGGATCATGCCCGCCGAGGTGATCTTCGTCGCGCCGGACTCGGTGCCCCGCACCACGTCCGGCAAGATCCGCCGCCTCGAGACCCGCCAGATGGTCGAAGACGGCACGTTCGAGTAG
- a CDS encoding siderophore-interacting protein: protein MSEVSTKGRGWQGAVMKILGGDDYTFTLTAKESVTDHYLRLRFHGGGLLADATIHPTMWVRLWFADGGKLHQRGYTLVDPDPATDTFDIEFAIHDGTAARWAQEAQVGETIGATLMGSKFAIPDPAPAGWLIAGDTASLPAINSLLDTLGESGAGATIWFEYQHESDRSLPLRVRDQDTVHWIPRGRDGSDLVDAVRSAAFDASDHFGWVALDSTSTRAVAGLFRAEYGLTKKSVKSQAYWIVGKSFA from the coding sequence ATGAGCGAGGTATCGACCAAGGGGCGCGGCTGGCAAGGCGCGGTCATGAAGATCCTGGGCGGTGACGACTACACCTTCACCCTCACCGCGAAGGAATCGGTGACCGATCACTACCTGCGTCTGCGCTTTCATGGGGGTGGGCTCCTCGCCGACGCCACGATCCACCCGACCATGTGGGTACGGCTGTGGTTCGCCGACGGCGGCAAGCTGCATCAGCGTGGCTACACGCTCGTCGATCCCGACCCGGCCACGGACACCTTCGACATCGAGTTCGCCATCCACGACGGCACCGCCGCACGGTGGGCCCAGGAAGCGCAGGTGGGAGAGACCATCGGCGCCACCTTGATGGGCTCCAAGTTCGCCATCCCCGATCCGGCGCCGGCGGGCTGGCTCATCGCCGGCGACACCGCCTCACTCCCCGCGATCAACTCGTTGCTCGACACGCTCGGCGAGTCCGGGGCGGGCGCGACGATCTGGTTCGAGTACCAGCACGAGAGTGACAGGTCGCTGCCGCTGCGGGTCCGTGACCAGGACACGGTCCACTGGATCCCGCGCGGACGCGACGGTTCGGACCTCGTCGACGCGGTTCGGTCCGCCGCCTTCGACGCCTCCGATCATTTCGGCTGGGTCGCACTCGATTCCACGAGCACTCGCGCAGTCGCGGGACTGTTCCGGGCCGAGTACGGGCTGACCAAGAAATCGGTGAAATCCCAGGCCTACTGGATCGTCGGCAAGTCGTTCGCCTGA
- a CDS encoding organic hydroperoxide resistance protein, with protein MKAIYTAEAIATGDGRNGHGRTSDGQVDVALATPPALGGSGQGTNPEQLFAIGYAACFHSALRLVSKQAGANVEDSSVGAQVSIGALDGGAFGLAVNLEVTLPHLDHDQAQELADKAHEVCPYSNATRGNIDVTITVTDD; from the coding sequence ATGAAAGCGATCTACACCGCCGAAGCAATCGCCACCGGCGACGGCCGTAACGGACACGGCCGCACCAGCGACGGCCAGGTCGACGTCGCCCTCGCCACCCCGCCGGCCCTCGGCGGGTCCGGCCAGGGGACGAACCCCGAGCAGCTCTTCGCAATCGGGTATGCCGCCTGTTTCCACTCGGCCCTGCGCCTGGTGTCCAAGCAGGCCGGCGCCAACGTCGAAGACTCGTCGGTGGGCGCGCAGGTGAGCATCGGGGCCCTCGACGGAGGAGCTTTCGGACTCGCCGTGAACCTCGAGGTGACACTGCCCCACCTCGATCACGACCAGGCCCAGGAACTCGCGGACAAGGCGCACGAGGTGTGCCCCTACTCCAACGCCACGCGCGGCAACATCGACGTCACCATCACAGTCACCGACGACTGA
- a CDS encoding MarR family winged helix-turn-helix transcriptional regulator produces the protein MNELSLDQQLCFALYKASRAATAVYRPLLTELGITYPQYLVMLALWDHDGRYVSELSDLLELDSGTLSPLLKRLEAQDLIERRRSRGDERRVAIHLTPAGKALRARALPIPRRLTSCTDLSPEAIDDLRSSLDALTAQLNQWT, from the coding sequence GTGAACGAGTTGTCCCTGGATCAGCAGCTGTGCTTCGCCCTGTACAAGGCGTCTCGCGCAGCGACCGCGGTCTATCGGCCACTCCTCACCGAACTGGGGATCACCTATCCGCAATATCTGGTGATGCTGGCACTGTGGGACCACGACGGCCGATACGTGAGCGAGTTGAGCGACCTGCTCGAACTGGACAGCGGCACACTGTCTCCTCTCCTCAAACGGCTCGAGGCGCAGGATCTGATCGAGCGTCGCCGTTCGCGCGGAGACGAACGTCGGGTCGCCATCCACCTCACACCGGCCGGCAAGGCGCTGCGCGCACGCGCGCTTCCGATTCCCCGGCGTCTCACCTCGTGCACGGATCTGTCCCCGGAGGCGATCGACGACTTGCGTTCGAGTCTCGACGCCCTCACCGCGCAACTCAATCAGTGGACCTGA
- a CDS encoding exodeoxyribonuclease III, which yields MRIATWNVNSIRARSESVVAWAESTDVDVLALQETKCHDDAFPLMSFLAAGYDVAHIGQGAYNGVAIASRVGLDEVEIAFDGVPTHPVDGQPIREARAISARCKGIRVWSLYVPNGRTPADPHYDYKLAWLESLRAHIALRLAHDPAAEMMLAGDWNVAQTDDDVWDRAYFDGRTHVTPPERAAVQGFLDDGLVDSALPYAPGYTFWDYTQLRFPRNEGMRIDYAFCSPALDTRIVGARVDRDARKAKSASDHAPVVFDILD from the coding sequence ATGAGGATCGCCACCTGGAACGTGAACTCGATCCGCGCCCGGTCGGAGTCCGTCGTGGCGTGGGCGGAGAGCACCGACGTCGACGTCCTGGCCCTGCAGGAGACCAAATGCCACGACGACGCGTTCCCGCTGATGAGTTTCCTCGCCGCCGGGTACGACGTCGCCCACATCGGTCAGGGCGCCTACAACGGCGTGGCGATCGCCTCCCGCGTCGGGCTCGACGAGGTGGAGATCGCCTTCGACGGAGTCCCGACACACCCCGTCGACGGCCAGCCGATCCGCGAAGCACGGGCGATCTCGGCACGCTGCAAGGGAATTCGCGTGTGGAGTCTGTACGTACCCAACGGCCGCACCCCCGCGGACCCGCACTACGACTACAAGCTCGCGTGGCTCGAGTCCCTCCGTGCGCACATCGCGCTGCGGTTGGCGCATGATCCGGCCGCGGAGATGATGCTCGCGGGCGACTGGAACGTCGCACAGACCGACGACGACGTCTGGGACCGGGCGTATTTCGACGGCCGGACCCATGTCACGCCACCCGAACGTGCTGCGGTGCAAGGATTCCTGGATGACGGCCTCGTCGACTCCGCGCTGCCGTACGCACCCGGTTACACCTTCTGGGACTACACCCAACTACGTTTCCCGCGCAACGAGGGCATGCGCATCGACTATGCCTTCTGCTCCCCGGCCCTGGACACCCGGATCGTGGGCGCGCGGGTGGACCGCGACGCCCGAAAGGCCAAGAGCGCCAGCGACCACGCGCCGGTGGTCTTCGACATCCTCGACTGA
- a CDS encoding N-acetylglutamate synthase, CG3035 family, whose amino-acid sequence MEVSRSGAVVGDRVVVRYLLGDSTPADWRGDPAAAQSDVTGVLLDDTGPLRIRRDDEELSIPFDAITSVRLLSAKPVRNSEIRILEHAAAAAWPGVDSEWIDGWLLRAGHGFTRRANSAVPLERHARPDASSLRRIGEWYADRDLPVLLAFPERLIPPTAVAGEPGVEVQMLTADLSELHARIGGTPSHTVRLETVPDTRWLGAYTGGRASGRPEAAAGVVTAGDGPLAFASIGDAAAIGRGSVTESPDGRRWLGLTALWTDPGRRGGGLAASVVVALTAWGIGHGADSVYLQVESGNRQAGSWYRRLGFGLHHTYRYLTPDMPGSPGSIR is encoded by the coding sequence GTGGAGGTCTCGAGGTCGGGTGCGGTCGTCGGCGACCGGGTGGTCGTCCGATATCTGCTGGGCGATTCCACCCCCGCCGACTGGCGGGGTGATCCTGCGGCCGCCCAGTCGGATGTGACCGGCGTCCTGCTCGACGACACCGGCCCCCTGCGGATCCGACGCGACGACGAGGAATTGTCCATCCCGTTCGACGCGATCACCTCGGTGCGCCTGTTGTCCGCGAAACCCGTGCGCAACAGTGAGATCCGCATCCTCGAGCACGCTGCCGCCGCCGCCTGGCCCGGCGTCGACTCCGAGTGGATCGACGGTTGGCTCCTGCGCGCCGGCCACGGATTCACCAGACGCGCGAACTCGGCGGTGCCCCTCGAGCGGCACGCGCGTCCGGACGCATCGTCACTACGACGCATCGGCGAGTGGTACGCCGATCGCGACCTCCCCGTTCTGCTCGCCTTTCCGGAACGACTCATCCCGCCGACCGCCGTCGCCGGGGAACCAGGGGTCGAGGTACAGATGCTGACCGCCGACCTATCGGAGCTGCACGCGCGCATCGGCGGAACTCCCTCGCACACAGTACGACTCGAGACCGTCCCGGACACCCGGTGGTTGGGCGCATATACCGGTGGGCGCGCGTCTGGTCGGCCCGAGGCCGCCGCCGGTGTGGTGACCGCCGGGGACGGCCCGCTGGCCTTCGCGTCCATCGGTGACGCGGCGGCGATCGGACGGGGCTCGGTGACCGAGTCGCCGGACGGACGCCGGTGGCTGGGATTGACCGCACTGTGGACCGACCCGGGCCGGCGCGGAGGCGGACTGGCCGCGTCCGTCGTCGTCGCCCTGACGGCCTGGGGCATCGGCCACGGCGCCGACTCGGTCTACCTGCAGGTCGAGTCCGGAAACCGGCAGGCCGGATCGTGGTACCGCCGCCTGGGTTTCGGGCTGCACCACACCTACCGCTACCTCACCCCGGACATGCCCGGGTCACCGGGGAGCATCCGATGA
- a CDS encoding peptide deformylase: MAILPICIVGEPVLHQPTTPVPLDADGRPSDEVIALLDDMYETMDAAHGVGLAANQVGVGSRMFVYDCPDGDRTAQRRRGEVINPVLETSEIPETMPDPDDNDEGCLSVPGEQFPTGRADWARVTGVDRTGAEVTIEGTGFFARMLQHEVGHLDGFLYVDVLMGRNARAAKKAIKRNQWGVPGLTWTPGEVADPFGHDDD, encoded by the coding sequence ATGGCGATTCTCCCGATCTGCATCGTGGGCGAGCCGGTCCTGCACCAGCCGACCACACCGGTCCCTCTCGACGCCGACGGCCGTCCGTCGGATGAGGTCATCGCGCTTCTCGACGACATGTACGAGACGATGGACGCCGCGCACGGCGTGGGGCTGGCCGCCAACCAGGTCGGGGTCGGGTCCCGGATGTTCGTCTACGACTGTCCCGACGGCGACCGCACCGCGCAACGACGCCGCGGCGAGGTCATCAACCCCGTGCTGGAGACGTCCGAGATCCCCGAGACCATGCCGGATCCCGACGACAACGACGAAGGCTGCCTGTCGGTGCCGGGGGAGCAGTTCCCCACCGGTCGCGCCGACTGGGCGCGCGTCACCGGCGTCGACCGGACCGGCGCGGAGGTGACCATCGAGGGCACCGGGTTCTTCGCGCGGATGCTCCAGCACGAGGTCGGTCACCTCGATGGCTTCCTCTACGTCGATGTCCTCATGGGGCGCAACGCCCGAGCCGCGAAGAAGGCGATCAAGCGGAACCAGTGGGGCGTGCCCGGGTTGACGTGGACGCCCGGCGAGGTCGCCGACCCATTCGGCCACGACGACGACTGA
- a CDS encoding esterase/lipase family protein, whose product MTTSESGATRSRRALVGAIAALASAAAISSAATALPAPALAAPADRVVVIVPGQQLYAGDAQNEETFRPLADAIRADGNTVVYAHAGGRDVASDARLIQRTVAPFAGTASSIGLVTHSAGGLGARHYLKFLGGSAVVDEYVAIGTAQYGSPGGCAQPRDAGYDTCMYADAITALNRGPDAPGPTRYSVVQSDGEWTDGRLDGTAQCRAYSPVPLANTGFDHTIEMRDPTIIANVTTSLRGACAGTVVTEPVDSFDWQSTLFPGIPGPAGDAIRDAVPGVVPAP is encoded by the coding sequence ATGACGACATCGGAATCCGGGGCCACACGGTCCCGTCGAGCACTGGTGGGAGCCATCGCCGCGCTGGCGTCGGCGGCTGCGATCTCGTCGGCGGCGACGGCACTCCCGGCGCCCGCCCTCGCGGCGCCCGCCGACCGCGTCGTGGTCATCGTGCCCGGTCAGCAGCTCTATGCGGGTGACGCACAGAACGAGGAGACGTTCCGTCCGCTCGCCGACGCGATCCGCGCCGACGGGAACACCGTGGTGTACGCGCACGCCGGTGGACGCGACGTCGCGTCCGACGCCCGGCTCATCCAGCGGACCGTCGCCCCCTTCGCCGGCACGGCATCGTCGATCGGCCTCGTCACCCACAGCGCGGGCGGGCTCGGCGCCCGGCACTACCTCAAGTTCCTCGGGGGGTCCGCCGTGGTCGACGAATACGTCGCCATCGGGACAGCGCAGTACGGCTCGCCCGGCGGCTGCGCGCAGCCGCGCGACGCCGGCTACGACACCTGCATGTACGCCGACGCGATCACCGCCCTCAACCGCGGCCCCGACGCCCCCGGACCCACCCGCTACTCGGTCGTGCAGAGCGACGGCGAATGGACCGACGGACGCCTCGACGGGACCGCGCAGTGCCGTGCCTACTCACCGGTCCCCCTCGCGAACACCGGTTTCGACCACACGATCGAGATGCGTGACCCGACGATCATCGCCAACGTGACGACCTCGCTGCGGGGGGCGTGCGCCGGCACGGTGGTGACCGAGCCGGTCGACAGTTTCGACTGGCAGTCGACGCTGTTCCCGGGCATTCCCGGTCCCGCCGGTGACGCCATCCGCGACGCCGTACCCGGCGTCGTTCCTGCGCCCTGA
- a CDS encoding DUF3263 domain-containing protein, whose translation MDGAAARSQKQGDQPTPDKNAGTGAENAPLDPHEVGADGLSRREHDILAFERQWWKYAGAKEEAIKELFGLSATRYYQVLNALVDRPEALAADPMLVKRLRRLRATRQKARAARRLGFEIT comes from the coding sequence ATGGACGGCGCAGCTGCGCGTAGCCAGAAACAGGGCGATCAACCCACCCCCGACAAGAACGCCGGGACCGGGGCGGAGAATGCACCGCTCGACCCGCACGAGGTCGGCGCGGACGGCCTGAGCCGCCGCGAGCACGACATCCTCGCGTTCGAGCGGCAGTGGTGGAAGTACGCCGGCGCCAAGGAAGAAGCGATCAAGGAGCTGTTCGGGTTGTCGGCGACGCGCTACTACCAGGTGCTCAACGCGCTGGTGGACCGCCCCGAGGCGCTCGCGGCCGATCCGATGCTCGTCAAGCGCCTCCGGCGGCTGCGCGCGACCCGTCAGAAGGCCCGTGCGGCTCGTCGTCTCGGCTTCGAGATCACCTGA